One region of Limnospira fusiformis SAG 85.79 genomic DNA includes:
- a CDS encoding 6-carboxytetrahydropterin synthase, which produces MQCLITRRAQFSASHRYWLPELSEAENFAKFGQTARAPGHGHNYVLYVSMVGELDEYGMVLNLSNVKHTIRSEVTEPLDFSFLNEAWPEFQDTLPTTEFLAYLIWHRLAPHLPLTNIQLFEHPQLWADYQGNSMEAYLTISTHFSAAHRLAHPLLSDEDNSKIYGKCARPHGHGHNYHLEVTIRGQIDPRTGMIADLGAVQKAIDDYVVEPFDHTFLNKDIPYFAKVVPTAENIAVYIRDLLQNPIDELGAHLHKIKLIESPNNSCEVYCTTSEHQPHLAANREPVAVGV; this is translated from the coding sequence ATGCAATGCCTGATCACCCGTCGCGCCCAGTTTTCAGCCAGTCACCGTTACTGGTTGCCAGAACTGAGCGAAGCCGAAAATTTTGCCAAATTTGGACAAACAGCCCGCGCCCCCGGTCACGGCCATAATTATGTCCTGTATGTTTCAATGGTGGGGGAACTAGACGAATATGGCATGGTACTTAACCTGTCGAACGTCAAACATACCATCAGAAGTGAAGTTACCGAACCTCTAGATTTTTCATTCCTGAATGAAGCATGGCCGGAATTTCAGGACACCCTACCCACAACTGAATTTCTGGCTTATTTAATCTGGCATCGTCTAGCCCCCCATTTACCCCTAACCAACATTCAACTATTTGAACACCCCCAACTTTGGGCAGATTATCAAGGAAACTCCATGGAAGCATATCTAACCATCAGCACCCACTTTAGCGCGGCTCATCGACTAGCTCACCCTCTCCTGAGTGATGAGGATAACTCCAAAATTTATGGCAAATGCGCCCGCCCTCACGGTCACGGACACAATTATCACCTAGAAGTGACTATTCGTGGTCAAATTGACCCCCGGACGGGTATGATTGCGGATTTAGGGGCTGTGCAGAAGGCGATCGATGATTATGTGGTTGAACCCTTCGATCATACTTTCCTCAACAAAGATATCCCCTACTTTGCTAAGGTAGTACCAACGGCTGAAAATATTGCGGTTTATATCCGTGACTTGCTGCAAAATCCCATTGATGAATTAGGAGCGCATCTCCATAAAATCAAGTTGATTGAAAGCCCTAACAATTCCTGTGAGGTATACTGCACAACATCGGAACACCAACCCCATCTCGCCGCCAATCGAGAACCGGTAGCAGTAGGTGTATAA
- a CDS encoding J domain-containing protein, which translates to MPTDDYYRILEVAPHSSQTDIKKSYRRLAKKFHPDSQEETANHDTIIRINQAYEVLSDPQKRQNYDRSLSRPNRPGKPKPQGRSKDFDLDQWLQEVYRPVNQNIDRIFQPFKQEIDNLSGDPFDDELMADFQAYIETCRDILAESQTRFRSAPNPANIAGVAAHLYYCLNHIGDGIEELNMFTLNYDESYLHAGQEFFRIADRLRQEAQDQIHKFL; encoded by the coding sequence ATGCCCACTGATGATTACTATAGAATCTTAGAGGTTGCCCCCCATTCCAGTCAAACCGATATCAAAAAATCCTATCGGAGATTAGCCAAAAAATTCCATCCAGACAGTCAGGAAGAAACAGCCAATCACGATACAATTATTCGGATTAATCAAGCCTATGAAGTGCTGAGTGATCCCCAGAAACGCCAGAATTATGACCGCAGCCTAAGCCGCCCCAACCGACCAGGTAAACCTAAGCCACAAGGGCGGTCTAAAGATTTTGATCTAGACCAATGGTTGCAGGAAGTCTATAGACCTGTGAATCAAAATATTGACCGAATTTTTCAACCCTTTAAACAAGAAATAGATAACTTATCCGGCGACCCCTTTGATGATGAATTAATGGCAGATTTCCAAGCATATATTGAAACCTGTAGAGATATCCTAGCTGAAAGCCAAACTCGATTTCGTTCGGCTCCCAACCCGGCGAATATTGCGGGAGTGGCGGCGCATCTTTATTACTGTCTGAATCATATTGGTGATGGTATTGAAGAATTAAATATGTTTACCCTAAACTATGACGAATCCTATCTACACGCGGGCCAGGAATTTTTCCGCATTGCCGATCGCTTACGTCAAGAAGCCCAAGACCAAATCCATAAATTCCTTTAA